A genome region from Sphingobium sp. WTD-1 includes the following:
- a CDS encoding rod shape-determining protein, producing MSIFSRLFKFSSQDMAIDLGTANTVVYVRGRGIVLNEPSVVAVETLNGVKRVKAVGDDAKLMMGKTPDSIEAIRPLRDGVIADIDVAEQMIKHFINKVHGGKHSPWRAPEIVICVPSGSTSVERRAIRDAASNAGASQVFLIEEPMAAAIGADMPVTEPIGSMVVDIGGGTTEVAVLSLRGLAYTTSVRVGGDKMDEAIVSFVRRHHNLLIGEATAERIKKQFGVAQPPEDGVGETIHIKGRDLVNGVPKEISINQGQIADALAEPISTIVEGVRIALENTAPELAADIVDQGIVLTGGGALLKGLDDELRDETGLPVTIAEDPLTCVAIGTGRAMEDPIFRGVLQTA from the coding sequence ATGTCGATCTTCTCGCGCCTCTTCAAATTTTCCTCCCAGGACATGGCCATCGACCTGGGTACTGCCAACACCGTGGTCTATGTCCGTGGCCGCGGCATCGTCCTCAATGAACCTTCCGTGGTCGCGGTCGAGACGCTGAACGGCGTCAAGCGCGTCAAGGCGGTCGGCGACGATGCCAAGCTGATGATGGGCAAGACCCCGGATTCGATCGAGGCGATCCGCCCGCTGCGCGACGGCGTCATCGCCGACATCGACGTGGCCGAGCAGATGATCAAGCACTTCATCAACAAGGTGCACGGCGGCAAGCACAGCCCCTGGCGCGCGCCCGAGATCGTGATCTGCGTGCCGTCGGGTTCGACCAGCGTCGAACGCCGCGCCATCCGCGACGCCGCCAGCAATGCCGGCGCCAGCCAGGTGTTTCTGATCGAGGAACCGATGGCCGCCGCGATCGGTGCCGACATGCCGGTGACCGAACCGATCGGTTCAATGGTCGTCGACATTGGCGGTGGCACCACCGAAGTCGCCGTGCTGTCGCTGCGCGGCTTGGCCTACACCACCTCGGTCCGCGTCGGCGGCGACAAGATGGACGAGGCGATCGTCAGCTTCGTGCGTCGCCACCATAATCTGCTGATCGGTGAAGCCACCGCCGAGCGCATCAAGAAGCAGTTCGGCGTTGCCCAGCCGCCCGAGGACGGCGTCGGCGAGACGATCCACATCAAGGGTCGCGACCTCGTCAACGGCGTGCCCAAGGAAATCAGCATCAACCAGGGCCAGATCGCCGACGCACTGGCCGAGCCGATCAGCACGATCGTCGAAGGCGTGCGCATCGCGCTCGAAAACACCGCGCCCGAACTGGCGGCCGACATTGTCGATCAGGGCATCGTCCTGACCGGCGGCGGCGCGCTGCTGAAGGGGCTGGACGATGAATTGCGCGACGAGACCGGCCTGCCGGTCACCATCGCGGAAGATCCGCTGACCTGCGTCGCGATCGGCACCGGCCGCGCGATGGAGGATCCGATCTTCCGGGGCGTGTTGCAGACTGCCTGA
- the mreC gene encoding rod shape-determining protein MreC, with product MARPPSRRPGHNRKAQYSLFASYVVAMAGAAIALLLIVVAIFDPTGFAAIRTGTAEITRPLSTGMKRTVSGVSSIDEVLAAYWRAGSQNVGLRRQVEADRNRIIEAKGIAQENARLKKLLKLVDVDSSALLSARLISSSASSARRFARLNAGSWQGVRPGMPVRAAEGLIGRVHTTTPNTAEVLLLTDTSNIVPVRRANDNVPAISTGGGDGSLEIRALAAGRNPFKPGDLLVTSGIGGIFQPNIPVAVVVRVQGEIAYGVPLANPTKVDAVVVERAFEQIVTRPDPGVAATSDPNGLAAGNAATP from the coding sequence ATGGCGCGGCCACCCAGCCGACGCCCCGGTCATAACCGGAAGGCGCAATATAGCCTCTTCGCCAGCTATGTGGTGGCAATGGCCGGGGCAGCGATCGCGCTGCTGCTGATCGTTGTTGCCATTTTCGATCCGACCGGCTTTGCCGCGATCCGGACAGGGACGGCGGAAATCACCCGCCCCCTGTCCACCGGCATGAAGCGGACGGTGAGCGGCGTCAGCTCGATCGACGAGGTTCTGGCCGCCTATTGGCGCGCCGGTTCCCAGAATGTCGGCCTGCGCCGTCAGGTCGAGGCCGATCGCAACCGGATCATCGAGGCAAAGGGCATCGCGCAGGAAAATGCGCGGCTCAAGAAGCTGCTGAAGCTGGTCGATGTCGACAGCAGCGCACTGCTGTCGGCGCGCCTGATCAGTTCGTCCGCCAGCAGCGCGCGTCGCTTCGCCCGGCTCAACGCCGGCAGCTGGCAGGGCGTACGTCCGGGCATGCCGGTCCGCGCGGCCGAGGGGCTGATCGGCCGCGTCCATACCACCACGCCCAACACCGCCGAAGTGCTGCTGCTGACCGACACGAGCAATATCGTGCCGGTGCGCCGCGCCAACGACAATGTCCCGGCCATTTCCACCGGCGGCGGCGACGGATCGCTGGAGATCCGCGCGCTGGCGGCCGGTCGCAATCCGTTCAAGCCGGGTGACCTGCTGGTGACATCGGGCATTGGCGGCATCTTCCAGCCCAATATCCCGGTCGCCGTGGTCGTCCGCGTCCAGGGCGAGATCGCCTATGGCGTGCCGCTCGCCAACCCGACCAAGGTCGATGCCGTGGTGGTGGAGCGCGCCTTCGAGCAGATCGTGACCCGCCCCGATCCGGGCGTGGCCGCGACCAGCGACCCCAATGGCCTAGCCGCCGGGAACGCCGCGACGCCATGA
- the mreD gene encoding rod shape-determining protein MreD has product MIDRNLPPVPRLGRHPSRWRLAGTPVVTVMLGSMLTILPVIAQSPAMPPFGLLVLLAWRLLRPELWRAWVGLPLGLFDDMMSGQPIGSAMFLWTVMLIGIDAIEHRLVWRSYRQDWLIATMAIIFCLAGGVFFARITGGGPVKLLLVAPQMLWTILLFPFVVRQCARIDRWRVMA; this is encoded by the coding sequence ATGATCGATCGCAATCTGCCGCCGGTTCCCCGCCTGGGCCGCCATCCGTCGCGCTGGCGCCTGGCGGGAACGCCGGTGGTGACCGTGATGCTGGGGTCGATGCTGACGATCCTGCCCGTCATCGCCCAGTCGCCGGCGATGCCGCCCTTCGGCCTGCTAGTCCTGCTGGCCTGGCGGTTGCTGCGCCCGGAATTGTGGCGCGCCTGGGTCGGCCTGCCGCTTGGCCTGTTCGACGACATGATGAGCGGCCAGCCGATCGGTTCGGCCATGTTCCTGTGGACCGTGATGCTGATCGGCATCGACGCGATCGAGCATCGGCTCGTCTGGCGCAGCTATCGGCAGGACTGGTTAATTGCGACCATGGCGATTATCTTCTGCCTGGCCGGCGGCGTCTTCTTCGCGCGAATTACCGGCGGAGGTCCTGTGAAACTGTTGCTGGTCGCGCCCCAAATGCTCTGGACGATATTGCTCTTTCCCTTCGTCGTCCGGCAATGCGCCCGGATCGACCGCTGGCGTGTGATGGCATGA